In Haliotis asinina isolate JCU_RB_2024 chromosome 16, JCU_Hal_asi_v2, whole genome shotgun sequence, the following are encoded in one genomic region:
- the LOC137268259 gene encoding uncharacterized protein codes for MGVVPLVILLVIAGQVEVIRCHGYMFEPPARSSMWRQNITGAVVNNNDNGLFCGGFGVLWSVNNGRCGVCGDRWDSLPRDNEAGGKFAKGIIGRHYTAGSSVTVKINLTANHKGYFEFRLCENNDVTRAASHECFDQHILKMADGRTRYDLTTGTGVKVVQVSLPVGVRCQQCILQWKYNTGNFWGCDAAGCGLGRGRQEQYYNCADIAIQ; via the exons ATGGGTGTTGTACCTCTAGTAATACTGTTGGTTATCGCTGGTCAGGTGGAAGTCATccgttgccatggttacatgtTTGAACCCCCTGCACGTTCTAGTATGTGGCGGCAAAACATCACCGGAGCCGTCgtcaacaacaacgacaacggCTTGTTTTGCGGTGGGTTTGGG GTACTGTGGAGCGTGAACAACGGCAGATGCGGGGTTTGTGGGGATCGATGGGACAGTCTTCCACGCGATAACGAGGCCGGTGGCAAGTTCGCCAAGGGAATAATCGGACGCCATTACACCGCCGGAAGTAGCGTCACAGTAAAGATTAACCTGACAGCCAACCACAAAGGCTACTTCGAGTTCCGGTTGTGTGAAAACAATGACGTCACCAGGGCAGCCAGCCATGAATGCTTCGACCAACATATACTAAAGATGGCGGACGGAAGAACAAGATATGACCTTACCACGGGTACCGGTGTGAAGGTCGTCCAGGTGTCACTTCCGGTTGGGGTCAGATGTCAACAGTGCATACTGCAGTGGAAGTATAATACAG GTAACTTTTGGGGGTGCGATGCCGCTGGGTGTGGCCTGGGTCGGGGCAGACAGGAACAGTATTACAACTGCGCCGACATTGCCATCCAATAG